A genomic stretch from Clavelina lepadiformis chromosome 5, kaClaLepa1.1, whole genome shotgun sequence includes:
- the LOC143460857 gene encoding polyadenylate-binding protein-interacting protein 2-like, whose product MRGPPETLHPDKPPDYIVEEPYDRIGVELPNDLGMIEPDFVVPDEEEVGEGSRDPEHLLECYGWMANADEFDKQVMEDLEQEDYMENCFQQMWKEEEDQLVFYPNQLSNGSGADGLSEANRNTLVANFDKLAVAEPPPEPPSPEGYLNPNAVEYIPRSESES is encoded by the exons ATGAGAGGACCCCCAGAAACTTTACATCCAGACAAACCTCCTGATTATATTGTTGAAGAACCATATGACAG AATTGGAGTTGAGCTGCCCAATGATCTTGGGATGATTGAGCCTGATTTTGTGGTTCCTGATGAGGAAGAAGTAGGAGAAGGAAGCAGAGATCCAGAACATCTTCTTGAGTGCTATGGTTGGATGGCCAATGCAGATGAGTTTGACAAACAA GTGATGGAAGATCTGGAGCAGGAGGATTACATGGAGAATTGTTTTCAACAAATGtggaaagaagaagaagaccAACTGGTATTTTACCCAAATCAGTTGAGCAATGGTTCCG GTGCTGACGGGTTATCTGAGGCAAATAGGAACACCTTAGTGGCAAACTTTGACAAGCTGGCTGTTGCTGAACCGCCACCCGAACCACCATCACCAGAG GGTTATCTTAACCCGAATGCTGTGGAATACATACCAAGGTCTGAGAGTGAATCCTGA